A section of the Phaseolus vulgaris cultivar G19833 chromosome 8, P. vulgaris v2.0, whole genome shotgun sequence genome encodes:
- the LOC137826888 gene encoding cuscuta receptor 1-like, whose amino-acid sequence MKKSSVFEFSLILVLLRALCCEGCWKHEKEALININSVYFDNHLPWVETTDCCKWDRVECNSTSGRVVKLDLSCRIDYPALRYWLLNYSHFLVFEDLKNLNLSSTYISSCVETEALGLNHLEVLDLSDNFGVNILSCVPESSSLKVLYLQINKLDATSYQGLFSKLINLEVVDLTMCEFSNDDDIASALSALPSLKSLNLEFCTQLNQRSLHSFSKLRTLEILDLTMVELEDSNLHSSEKEEFAWPSNLQFLGLSGNSFSNEVFSSLSGLRHLKFLNISRNQLKGSLDISGLSSSNLEILDFSQNDITNFVVNQDWPGLKMLKELSISYNEFKGPLQPYFANFSSLRKLDLSNNNFTGNIGSSLASLTSLEYLAFDGNQFEVPISFKLFFNHSNLKFIYGNGNKVILDSHSSMKKWVPKFQLQVLSLSSTTESHSLPIPSFLHYQYNLTYLDFTGCKLEGEFPKWLLENNTKLTYLVLKNCSFTQFQPPSYPHLHLAEMKVSDNAISGQITRYNISSFFPNLKILDMSENAIHGSIPHEFGRMKLLQTLDLSNNHLSGEIPHELSNMTSLQTLDLSHNQLTKVIFGVGHQSTGSISSLDISNNQLVGKIPSLIKNMSGLELLSMSNNHFEGSIPLELAELKKLIYLDLSQNNLIGVIPPFVNSSVNTIHLNNNHLSGLSKRTFRGSSSLKLLELSHNEVTHSIQDMVEDLSFIELKILLLQGNHFNGVIPSQLCKLKDLSILDLSQNNLTGVIPKCLGRMPFYNEYPEELERLLHGIIRSPYSRFDRQLPNVQERANLTSKRRTDTYVASILAYMSAIDLSHNKLKGNIPSELGNLTRIHSLDLSHNFLTGKIPTTFSKLHQTESLDLSFNKLSGEIPTQLSELTFLSSFNVSYNNLSGAIERKGQFLTFEESCFTGNPLLCEPPLARSCNPAPVVLPNDSDIDSWVDMLVFCVTFAVSYTSFLLVTAAALYINPYWRQLSFYYAELVSLNCYYFIKDNLCKLCKIGNA is encoded by the exons ATGAAGAAGAGTAGTGTTTTCGAGTTTTCTTTGATTTTAGTTTTACTGAGAGCGTTGTGTTGTGAAGGGTGTTGGAAGCATGAGAAAGAAGCTCTCATCAATATCAACAGTGTCTACTTCGACAACCATTTACCTTGGGTAGAAACCACTGACTGTTGCAAATGGGATAGGGTTGAGTGTAACTCTACCTCAGGGCGAGTGGTGAAACTTGATCTTTCTTGTAGGATTGATTATCCAGCACTTCGATATTGGCTTCTCAATTACTCCCATTTTCTTGTGTTTGAAGACTTGAAGAATCTCAACTTGTCAAGCACTTACATATCTAGTTGCGTTGAAACCGAAG CATTAGGACTAAATCATCTGGAAGTCCTGGATTTGAGTGATAATTTTGGTGTCAATATTTTATCATGCGTGCCTGAGTCTTCATCTCTTAAGGTTTTATACTTACAAATTAACAAGCTCGATGCAACTTCATACCAAG GTTTATTCTCCAAGTTGATAAATCTTGAGGTTGTTGACTTGACCATGTGCGAGTTCAGCAACGATGATGACATTGCATCTGCTTTGAGTGCCCTTCCATCTCTCAAGTctttaaatttagaattttgtACTCAATTGAATCAGAGATCACTTCATA GTTTTTCAAAACTGAGGACATTGGAGATCCTTGACTTGACTATGGTGGAGTTGGAAGACAGTAACTTACATTCTTCAG AGAAAGAAGAATTCGCATGGCCATCTAATCTGCAATTCCTTGGACTAAGTGGAAATAGTTTCAGTAATGAGGTTTTTTCTTCTCTAAGTGGGCTTCGACATCTCAAATTTCTTAATATAAGCCGAAACCAATTGAAAGGATCTTTGGATATTAGTG GATTATCATCAAGCAATTTGGAAATTCTTGATTTCAGTCAGAATGATATCACCAATTTTGTTGTCAACCAAG ATTGGCCTGGGCTTAAGATGCTAAAGGAATTATCCATAAGCTATAATGAATTCAAGGGGCCACTTCAACCATATTTTGCTAACTTCTCATCCCTTAGGAAGTTGGATCTTTCTAATAACAACTTTACTGGTAATATTGGTTCTAGCCTTGCAAGTCTTACATCCCTAGAATATCTGGCTTTTGATGGAAACCAATTTGAAGTCCCTATTTCattcaaactattttttaatcattCAAACCTTAAGTTCATCTATGGCAATGGGAACAAAGTCATACTGGACTCACACTCTTCTATGAAAAAATGGGTTCCAAAATTTCAATTGCAAGTACTCAGTTTGTCTTCAACGACTGAGTCCCATTCTCTCCCTATTCCAAGCTTCCTTCATTACCAATACAATTTGACTTATCTGGATTTCACTGGATGCAAACTAGAGGGAGAGTTTCCAAAATGGTTGTTGGAAAACAACACAAAATTGACATACCTTGTTCTTAAAAATTGTTCCTTCACTCAGTTCCAGCCGCCATCTTATCCCCATCTCCACCTTGCAGAAATGAAAGTATCCGACAATGCAATATCAGGTCAAATCACGAGGTACAATATCAGTTCATTTTTtccaaatttgaaaattttagataTGTCTGAAAATGCAATCCATGGTTCAATTCCTCATGAATTTGGCCGAATGAAGTTACTGCAAACATTGGATCTCTCAAATAATCATTTGTCAGGAGAAATTCCACATGAGCTAAGCAACATGACCTCTTTACAAACATTGGATCTTTCCCATAATCAGTTAACAAAGGTCATATTTGGAGTTGGTCACCAATCCACAGGAAGCATCAgttcattggatataagcaaTAATCAATTGGTGGGAAAAATTCCAAGCCTCATAAAAAATATGTCAGGATTGGAGCTTCTTAGTATGTCCAATAATCATTTTGAAGGATCTATTCCGCTGGAATTGGCAGAacttaaaaaactaatttatctAGATCTGTCCCAAAATAATCTGATTGGTGTAATTCCACCTTTTGTAAATTCTTCGGTTAACACTATCCATTTGAACAACAATCATTTAAGTGGATTGTCCAAAAGAACGTTCCGTGGAAGCTCTTCCTTGAAGTTGCTAGAACTTAGCCACAATGAAGTAACCCATAGCATTCAAGATATGGTAGAAGACCTTAGTTTCATAGAGTTGAAGATTCTCCTTTTGCAAGGTAATCACTTCAATGGGGTTATACCAAGTCAATTATGCAAGTTGAAAGATTTAAGCATACTAGACCTTTCTCAAAACAACTTAACTGGTGTGATACCCAAATGCTTGGGTAGGATGCCTTTCTACAATGAATACCCTGAGGAACTAGAAAGATTGCTTCATGGCATCATTAGGTCGCCCTATTCTAGATTTGACAGACAGTTACCAAATGTGCAAGAAAGAGCAAATCTCACTTCAAAGAGGAGAACTGACACTTACGTAGCGAGTATCCTTGCTTACATGTCTGCAATTGACTTATCCCACAATAAACTTAAGGGCAATATCCCATCTGAGCTTGGAAACTTGACAAGAATTCATTCATTGGACTTGTCGCATAATTTTTTGACGGGGAAAATTCCAACTACATTCTCCAAGTTGCATCAAACAGAGAGTTTGGATCTTTCATTTAATAAGCTGAGTGGGGAAATTCCAACACAATTAAGTGAATTaacctttctttcttcattcaaTGTATCTTACAATAACTTGTCTGGTGCAATTGAGAGAAAGGGACAATTTCTGACATTTGAAGAGAGCTGCTTCACTGGTAATCCATTACTTTGTGAACCTCCACTAGCAAGAAGTTGCAATCCTGCGCCTGTTGTTCTTCCAAATGACTCAGACATTGATAGTTGGGTGGACATGTTAGTTTTTTGTGTGACCTTTGCCGTGTCATACACATCATTTTTGTTGGTAACTGCAGCGGCTTTGTACATTAATCCTTACTGGAGGCAGTTATCCTTTTACTATGCAGAACTGGTGAGCCTGAATTGCTACTACTTTATCAAGGACAATTTGTGCAAGTTATGTAAAATTGGAAATGCGTAA